The following DNA comes from Maylandia zebra isolate NMK-2024a linkage group LG6, Mzebra_GT3a, whole genome shotgun sequence.
ATCagagtttctgttgttttattagCCTGTTATTAAGGCTACTTAGCATCTCTGTGGCACCTGCACAGCTTATGAATGCAGCTTGCTAACTAAGCTAGCTAGCGCCACCCTTCTTCCATATAAGGTCACTTCCGGCTCCAAAAGACCCAACATGTTGGCGGTAAAAGTGCtataatgaaatacatttatgagaaatgtaaaaataaatgtgttccAGGCTAAAACACAGCTGCCTTTATCAGCGCAAAGTTGTGATGAGGCTCAGATTTCTACACCCACTCGGATATACAGATGAAATCAAGACAAGTACATCAATACAAAAATTCACAGGATTgttcaaaaaataataaattgcatGAATATAGGAAATCTTCCTCTCAGTGACTgagttgtctcattgtgtcctcATTTTTTATAAATCAAGGCCTGAGTAACCCAACCTTAAGTGTTCATTAAGGTTTTTGTCACATAGATAGAAAATAAACTCAGAGATTAAGCGGCTGTTATAAACAGAGTGATTAGTTTATGtaaaaaatgtagtttgttgttgttctggtTTACGTGCTGAAAAtggttttatttgtgtatgttcaaTGTGTTAGACTTGTACATAGTTAAATATATGATCAAATAATGTTGAATCCTGGATATGGATTTGTAAGCAATGAAATTTGAAATAAGGGGGTAGGAACAAGAAAACTTCATCCTACTCCTTTTCGAGCACACACATTCTGTAGACATAGATATTTACATGAAAACTTGatgatttttaagttttgttatttttatttttttctgttgttatttcaattatatttgcatgtttgaaataaattttatctatctatctatctatctatctatctatctatctatctatctatctatcatttCTCACGGCACACGtatattgttgggttttttcttggCCAGGGCATATTTTAAAGAGGAATTGCTCTCCTGGTACTGGTGTGTCATACTGCTGAATTTGGTATcggtgctcaaaccttttgtgtttgtttcaaacAAGTTGTCCACCCAGGGAAGCTAAAATGTGTTCTGTGTGttctcagatgaacatatgagacactttgactcttcagtgcagtgtggagcttaacaaagttctgttttgtgtcccagctgatcaggaggaggagaagagtctgacggagcagcagaggaaatttcagctacttggactcagctcagccactgcagagaaaacaatgagctcaacacagaaggtgacagatacTAGTGTTAAGAAATACTCCATTAAAAGCTGAAGTACTGATATGTATATTTTATGCTAAACTAAGTGAACCTTGTGCAATATTAATGTAATGTAGAAATAATGTATACAATGTATACAATGCCTACATCTTAGACGGTGACGTTGCCtctaaacatcaaaatgagcaGGAAGATgttaaagtgggattcagcAGGATTCAACCCTAAAATCAGCTGTAGtggctcagtgtggggaaaaggGTCACAGCTCACAATCATTTCTATTgagagctccagtagatttttttaatgtacaggctgtgatcagctgacctgctgctctctgtgaaTTCATccagatgtcagcagatgtttcacgagttgtcctggctgatttcctttctctacactgacagtacactGTCTTTATATTAGACACTATACTGTTGGTATGTGGGTGGAGCTCAGTGAATGAATGTCAGCATCATGAGCTTAAGTTTAAGTtaatctctgctacacttgatgtaatCTAACTCTGACATGAGCACCACAGtcactgtgcaccagtcacacactgttctttacttaAATCCATCACATTACAGTAAACTTGCCTGCttatcctgcactaacctgcagagGATTTTACTGCAGTCTTTACATCACAttgtgagacaaactgcacacaaacagtttgtgtgtttgctgatgtttgttgggcTGATAGAAtcgctgcatttgaaattacctgccacATAAACAATATTACTCCATTTATTCTCGCTCGTCTTCTGTATTGCTAACTAGATGTTGAAATACCGCGACCGCAACTTATCAGCACCTGCAGTCGTTCAGGTTCTggtggtgtttggtgccacactccaccttcaggtttaaaactagtgttaatggagggagtttgaagcttcagtttgtttaatgactgcatttcactcactgcctctgtttgtatctctgtcactgcaggaccaacatggaccgagaagtcagcgctctcaggaggccgacaaacctcacagaagaaagagagagaaaaaaaacacctgtgacgagtgtgggaaggattttacctggaagtttaaactaaaacaacatcagctcatccacactggagagagaccgttcagctgtgacttgtgtggaaagtcgtTTTCCTGGAAGAAtgccctaaaaacacaccaagtcgtccacagtggagttaaagcttacagctgtgatcagtgtggcagagcttttactcgaagtagcaacttacagagtcatctagttacccactctggagttaaggcatacagctgtgacatctgtggaaaaactttcagccagctAGGGTACCGAAAtatacacctacgcattcactcCGGAGAAGATGTGTACtggtgtgatcagtgtggcaaatactttacaacagacgcacagttacaacaccacatgtttacccacactgaggagagaccttatcaatgtgacctgtgtgagaagacttttaaaactccacagtacctgagacaacaccaacagatccacaccagaaagagactctacaagtgcagttactgtgaggtttgtatttttattttattcttgtaagttcagtctgactgtttggaacaagtctgctcattaaattgtgttagcatgttagcacttCTACTGCACCGAAGAGTAGCTCTGAGCCATTATTcaggttttcatttcatttaagtgTAAGTCAGATGTTactgtaatattaaataagtattgctgtagtattatggtggtagtattgtagttattgtagcccagtaaactgagtgtgttaattgaaacagtaaaatgtaattggacgtctgcagagatgctctttatttcaggcgactttcaggataaaagtgttgaaggactgacttacactgtctttgtgtctttgtttagaagcagagcgacacagatggatccacttctcaaccctgtcatcgctgtggtggtgggaaagactttcgttgtgacatctgtggaaaaactttcagtcagcaagccggcctaaaaatacatcaacgtaaacacactggagacaaactgaaatactgcaaagaatgtgggagaagcttccccaCATCAGCtgagttaaaacaacatgaactctttcacagtggggtcaaaaagcacctctgtgatcagtgtgggtcatccttcaccactgcaggtcaccttaaaagacacaaacgagtccacacaggagcgaaaccatacaagtgcagacactgtgacaaaagcttctcacagtcaggtcatcgtaacgagcatgaacgtacacacatggaaggaaactacagctgtgagcagtgtgacaagagcttcagtaatctcagttcatactctgcacacaaacgatcccacgttactaataaactgtttcactgttaccactgtgccaaaacattcacttcatcatctgctctgtgcaaacatcagcgcgatcacgcAGGGCTGAAACCGTTCCCATCACAGGACGACAGCGaatctgaagagagagaaacatccTCTGGTTTCAGAGTCCAACTTAAAACCctggagatcaggctccacagagttcaggtcGGCTCTCCTTAAgtttaagttaaagttaaagttcAAATGAGGCTATGAATCAAACTTCCTGTAGTTCCATTTTAATCTTTATAAATTGTtcttctgtttgtgttcagtcgttacctttttttttcagtggttggattaaaaatcagttttctgttgtttaagtttttattgaatgtattttgttaaataaagttaaaatattGTTAAATAAAGAATTGTTTGAACGACAAAGATTTTGAGCcatgatgtcatttcctgtatttcagagtaaagactgaagtgacaaatggaaacatgtttacagtcatGGAATAAACACTGATGGGTCATCTGTAGGAAGTACTATTGCTGACAGACTCGACCttgtttacaaagaaagaaaggaactgATGACATGTGTCAGCAGAGGCTTTCAGGGTTGTTTAGAGTAGAGCTGATAGTCTTAAAGAGAACATGGCGATTATGACAATTTAACACAATGATCTGAGAAAAATAtctgtttctctcatttttaCTGTATTCTGATCAAATTTCCAACGTTCTTTTAACATTTCAAAAGAAATTGTCTTTCTTCCACTTTCACACTTGGCCCTAAAAACACCAACATCCGTGCATCACCCTTGTGTCAGTCTAATGAACCTAACATGTGAGTGATACataacacacattcacactggcTGCATATATCAGTCCGGGGGGGGCAGAGCAGAACTCTGTATGAATCAGACGCGCTCACATATTCAGGCTTTCCAGAGGCGTTTACCATCAGAAGAAGCAGAACAATGAATCATCAGCACCctgcagaagaacacagcaAGCAACAACTCTAACAATAAAGACGTGCTGGAGCCAAAAGATGCAGATAGCGAGTTTTAAACGATAACACACAGGATCAAAGGGGGAGAGGGTAAAAACCCACTGCCTCCTGAGATAAAGATCAGCAAGTCAAGCTGGCAGCAGACGACACAAAACGCTCTCTGGAGGAGGCGGCGACTGTGGAGCAGGCCGACGAAGAGGCGGATCGGCAGACAGGAAGCTCCCGGGGTCCCACAACAAGATGTTGCGCGTCAGACTGGAGCAGGATATCCCCATGTTGGTGACACTGCCCATCGAGGTACAGCCCAACTTGGCAAACCAACCCTTCCCTTTCTTGGACACCACACTGGCTGATCTGGGCATCCAAGACTGAGTCTCACTCCGTGTGGggacgtttttttgtttttgtttgttttttaagaagcaATCATGTGTATATATTCAGCTCAGAGCTGAAGGAGAGGGTGGTTTGGGTTGACACCAAGAAGACCCATCCTAGAGGTACGGCGGTGGGATCCAACTGCAGGGATGTGGTCAGATGGCAGTCTGTGGAAATCAGGTGACAGTGAGAGCAACTTGATTTTCCTATTTTGTCCTTCAGATACGAGTGAAAGCCCAGATGCCAGGAGACAAGCAGCTCCAGGAGGTCCTGTACAGCACCG
Coding sequences within:
- the LOC143419160 gene encoding uncharacterized protein LOC143419160; this encodes MSSTQKDQHGPRSQRSQEADKPHRRKREKKNTCDECGKDFTWKFKLKQHQLIHTGERPFSCDLCGKSFSWKNALKTHQVVHSGVKAYSCDQCGRAFTRSSNLQSHLVTHSGVKAYSCDICGKTFSQLGYRNIHLRIHSGEDVYWCDQCGKYFTTDAQLQHHMFTHTEERPYQCDLCEKTFKTPQYLRQHQQIHTRKRLYKCSYCEKQSDTDGSTSQPCHRCGGGKDFRCDICGKTFSQQAGLKIHQRKHTGDKLKYCKECGRSFPTSAELKQHELFHSGVKKHLCDQCGSSFTTAGHLKRHKRVHTGAKPYKCRHCDKSFSQSGHRNEHERTHMEGNYSCEQCDKSFSNLSSYSAHKRSHVTNKLFHCYHCAKTFTSSSALCKHQRDHAGLKPFPSQDDSESEERETSSGFRVQLKTLEIRLHRVQVGSP